The region GCGAGTGTTATACCTAAAATAATCGAAAGTAATTTTCTCAAGATCTCCTCCTTGAGCGGTGAGGCATTTGAAGAGCGCTGCCCCAGCTACCACCAATCCTGGATACTTCTCAAAACAGTTGGTGCTACTTAGCTTGCTGACGCGCCCTCTCTTGTTTATATTTTTCTAGTAAGTTCTCTGGTGGTGGCGGCAGTTGCAGGAAAAAACCTTGCTCATTTAAAGCGTTTTTCACTTTTTCCACGTCAACGAGCGCCAATTGGCGTTTTTCCAGATTGACTAGCATGACAAAACTAGGTTTACCGAACATCTGCATCAGAGTGTCAGGTACTTGTGAAAAATCGTCTCGTTTTGGCACATAGAGATAGGTGCCTTCTTTCTTAGAACTTTTATAGATAGAGCAAAGCATGACAAGCCTTTTATTGTAAATAAGCCGCTTTTATCGCGTTTTTGTACAGAAACCGTCAAGTTTCAATAAAATTGCCAGCAAATCACTTAAAAGGTTGTAAGATAACTTGCTGTGGTCTGTTATGGAATATAACATGACAACCCTAGTCTCAGGCAACGCCCTTTCTTAATTAGCCATGAGTTTATGAGGTCAAAGTAACGATGTCTAATATACCTGACCTAAAAGGTAGTAGTTTTACTTTGTCAGTATTACACCTTTCTGACAATCAGGTCG is a window of Vibrio porteresiae DSM 19223 DNA encoding:
- a CDS encoding YcgL domain-containing protein, with amino-acid sequence MLCSIYKSSKKEGTYLYVPKRDDFSQVPDTLMQMFGKPSFVMLVNLEKRQLALVDVEKVKNALNEQGFFLQLPPPPENLLEKYKQERARQQAK